One region of Quercus lobata isolate SW786 chromosome 2, ValleyOak3.0 Primary Assembly, whole genome shotgun sequence genomic DNA includes:
- the LOC115977824 gene encoding uncharacterized protein LOC115977824: MEKAQEHKQSHYEKPKSHVWDCGSTLYDSFELNSFKRQLDSAIATRTFSMSRIPDRQAPPPPPPQASKSKKTSKLSRSLHKFLRSVFKPKPSPSSVVRVQDQPKDGFYFVYDKSGALTTIPEAPEIDFSKLSPEIGSLVRKSASERFTATPIGISCA; the protein is encoded by the coding sequence ATGGAGAAAGCTCAAGAACACAAACAAAGCCATTATGAAAAACCCAAGTCCCATGTATGGGATTGTGGTAGCACACTCTATGACTCCTTTGAGCTCAACTCTTTCAAACGCCAGCTTGATTCAGCTATTGCTACAAGAACCTTTTCCATGTCACGTATACCTGATCGTCAagcacctcctcctcctccaccacaaGCTTCCAAGTCCAAAAAGACCTCGAAGCTATCCCGGTCACTTCACAAGTTTCTCAGGTCAGTGTTCAAGCCAAAACCATCTCCCAGTTCTGTGGTTCGAGTTCAAGATCAACCCAAGGATGGATTTTACTTCGTTTACGATAAGTCCGGGGCACTTACCACCATTCCTGAAGCTCCTGAGATTGATTTTAGTAAGCTTTCGCCGGAAATCGGTTCCTTGGTAAGAAAGTCAGCCTCAGAGCGGTTTACAGCTACTCCTATTGGTATTTCATGTGCTTAG